In one Echinicola marina genomic region, the following are encoded:
- a CDS encoding nucleotide exchange factor GrpE, with the protein MNKDKAATEEPVESEDQALKQENGAESQEEKVSDEKAATEELSEEDKLKAENQELKDKYLRLYSEFENYRRRTSKERLDLIKTASEDVLKDLITVVDDFERAIKAEESETGNQKVLEGSLLIYHKLTKVLEAKGLTQMEDVIGKDFDADKQEAITQIPAPSEDLKGKVIDVVEKGYMLGEKVVRYAKVVIGS; encoded by the coding sequence ATGAATAAGGATAAAGCAGCGACCGAAGAGCCAGTGGAATCAGAAGATCAAGCACTAAAGCAAGAAAATGGTGCTGAAAGCCAAGAGGAGAAAGTATCTGACGAGAAAGCAGCTACTGAAGAATTGTCAGAAGAAGATAAGTTGAAAGCAGAGAATCAAGAATTAAAAGATAAATACCTGAGGTTATACTCAGAATTTGAAAACTACAGAAGAAGGACTTCTAAAGAGAGGTTGGATTTGATCAAAACAGCCTCAGAGGACGTTTTGAAGGATTTGATTACTGTGGTGGATGATTTTGAAAGAGCCATCAAAGCCGAAGAGAGCGAGACTGGGAATCAAAAAGTTCTGGAAGGAAGTTTATTGATCTATCATAAGTTGACCAAAGTACTTGAGGCGAAGGGCTTGACTCAAATGGAAGATGTAATCGGTAAAGACTTTGATGCGGATAAGCAGGAAGCCATTACCCAAATACCGGCTCCATCTGAGGATCTTAAGGGTAAAGTAATCGATGTGGTGGAAAAAGGCTATATGCTTGGCGAAAAAGTAGTTAGGTATGCCAAGGTAGTCATTGGATCTTAA
- the obgE gene encoding GTPase ObgE: MADSNFIDYVKFCSRSGAGGAGSAHFRREKHVPKGGPDGGDGGRGGHIILRGNAQLWTLLHLKYKKHVIAQNGKGGEGGRRKGKDGGDIILEVPLGTVAKDAETKEVRFEITEDGQEVILTKGGRGGLGNDHFKTSTNQAPHYAQPGEEGIEEWIILELKLLADVGLVGFPNAGKSTLLSSISAAKPEIGDYPFTTLVPNLGVVSYRDDRSFVMADIPGIIEGAAEGRGLGLRFLRHIERNSILLFLIPSDADSIKEQYHVLLNELKEYNPELLDKRRILAISKSDMLDEELMEEMKSDVPEDVPYLFISSVSQHNLEKLKDLIYSAIIA; the protein is encoded by the coding sequence GTGGCAGATTCTAATTTTATTGATTATGTGAAGTTTTGTTCCCGTTCGGGTGCAGGAGGGGCTGGTTCTGCCCATTTTAGGCGTGAGAAACATGTGCCCAAAGGAGGTCCTGATGGAGGTGATGGAGGTAGAGGTGGGCACATAATTTTGAGGGGGAATGCCCAGTTATGGACTCTTTTACACCTTAAATATAAGAAGCACGTGATTGCCCAAAATGGTAAAGGAGGTGAAGGAGGAAGAAGGAAAGGGAAAGACGGCGGTGATATTATTCTGGAAGTTCCACTGGGTACTGTTGCCAAAGATGCTGAAACCAAAGAAGTTCGCTTTGAGATCACAGAGGATGGTCAAGAGGTGATATTGACCAAGGGTGGACGAGGTGGCTTAGGAAATGATCATTTTAAGACTTCCACTAATCAGGCTCCCCACTATGCCCAGCCTGGAGAAGAAGGGATAGAAGAATGGATTATCCTTGAGCTAAAGCTATTGGCAGATGTTGGTCTTGTTGGTTTTCCCAATGCTGGTAAATCCACATTACTGTCAAGTATCTCAGCTGCTAAGCCCGAAATAGGCGATTATCCGTTTACTACCTTGGTCCCCAATCTTGGAGTGGTAAGCTATAGAGATGACAGGTCTTTTGTGATGGCGGATATCCCGGGGATAATAGAAGGCGCGGCTGAAGGAAGGGGGTTGGGACTGCGGTTTTTAAGACATATTGAACGAAACTCCATCCTTCTGTTTTTGATTCCTTCGGATGCAGATAGTATCAAGGAACAGTATCATGTGTTGTTGAATGAATTAAAGGAATATAATCCTGAATTACTGGACAAAAGGAGAATTTTGGCTATTTCTAAATCTGATATGTTGGATGAGGAGTTGATGGAGGAGATGAAATCAGATGTGCCGGAAGATGTGCCATATTTGTTTATTTCGTCTGTAAGCCAGCATAATCTAGAAAAACTCAAAGACCTAATTTACAGTGCAATAATTGCTTAA
- a CDS encoding adenylate kinase — MLNIVLFGPPGAGKGTQSEKLISKYNLVHISTGDLFRKHLGEGTELGKLAQKYMDEGRLVPDEVVIGMVDDKFKTTENANGFILDGFPRTVAQAEALDKLLEDKGEAISGMIALDVPEEELKERIRHRGKTSGRVDDQDEEKINTRIKVYKDETLPVADYYEKQGKLSTIHGVGGIEVIFEKICAEIDKY; from the coding sequence ATGCTAAATATAGTTTTATTTGGACCTCCTGGTGCAGGCAAAGGGACACAAAGTGAAAAGTTAATCTCCAAGTACAACCTTGTTCATATTTCTACTGGAGATTTGTTTAGAAAGCACCTTGGTGAAGGTACCGAGTTGGGTAAGCTCGCTCAGAAATATATGGACGAAGGAAGATTGGTTCCTGATGAAGTAGTGATTGGGATGGTGGATGATAAGTTCAAAACTACTGAAAATGCAAATGGGTTTATCTTGGATGGTTTTCCGAGGACTGTAGCCCAGGCAGAGGCATTGGACAAATTATTGGAAGATAAAGGAGAGGCTATTTCTGGAATGATCGCCTTGGATGTTCCTGAGGAAGAGCTGAAAGAAAGAATTCGACATAGAGGTAAAACTTCAGGTCGTGTGGACGATCAGGATGAGGAAAAGATCAATACCAGGATCAAGGTGTACAAAGATGAAACCCTTCCTGTGGCGGATTATTATGAAAAGCAGGGTAAACTATCCACTATTCATGGAGTGGGAGGGATAGAAGTCATCTTCGAGAAAATTTGTGCAGAAATAGATAAGTATTAA
- the hpt gene encoding hypoxanthine phosphoribosyltransferase has product MMKVKDKEFTPFISAEELDERINCIAKDISKDYRGRNPLVLGVLNGAFMFVSDLMKKVDIPLQMSFIKISSYQAMNSTGKVRELIGVSEEIKGREVIVVEDIVDTGVSMTHLLETISEKGPASISVVSLLFKPAALKKPVMLDYVGFEIPDKFVVGYGLDYDGFGRNLKEIYQLK; this is encoded by the coding sequence ATGATGAAGGTAAAGGATAAAGAATTCACCCCGTTTATCTCTGCTGAAGAGTTGGATGAAAGGATTAATTGTATAGCCAAAGACATATCCAAGGATTACAGGGGGAGAAACCCATTGGTGTTGGGGGTGTTGAATGGGGCTTTTATGTTTGTCTCGGATTTGATGAAGAAGGTGGATATCCCACTACAAATGTCCTTTATTAAAATTTCATCATATCAGGCCATGAATTCCACTGGGAAGGTAAGGGAATTGATAGGGGTGTCTGAGGAGATTAAAGGCAGGGAAGTGATTGTGGTGGAGGATATCGTAGATACGGGAGTTAGTATGACGCATTTGTTAGAAACGATTTCCGAAAAAGGGCCTGCAAGTATTTCAGTTGTGAGTTTGCTCTTTAAGCCAGCTGCTTTGAAAAAGCCAGTCATGCTTGATTATGTAGGGTTTGAGATCCCTGACAAATTTGTGGTAGGTTATGGGTTGGATTATGATGGTTTCGGTAGGAATTTAAAAGAAATATATCAACTTAAGTGA
- a CDS encoding M20/M25/M40 family metallo-hydrolase, producing the protein MPTLDILLEILQKRGVSGDEYELSAFIVDYVLERKAEWKVQPEVYHGGIFQDNIILKFGSPRTAVFAHIDTIGFTSRYDNQLVAIGGPDVNDGDELVGEDALGPIECKVKIVDDFLIHDFKRGIIPGTNLSFKQNVVLNEEFIQAAYLDNRLGVYNALKICEDLENGVIVFSTYEEHGGGSVPFLIKYIYEKWEVRQALISDITWVTEGVKHHEGVAISLRDKFIPRKVFTDKIVALAQRSGVPFQIEVEGAGGSDGREIQMSPYPVDWCFIGAPEDNVHTPYEKVSLKDLAAMIDLYKYLMTHL; encoded by the coding sequence ATGCCAACATTGGATATTTTACTCGAAATCCTCCAAAAAAGAGGTGTGTCAGGAGACGAATATGAGCTTTCTGCATTTATTGTTGATTATGTACTTGAACGAAAAGCTGAGTGGAAAGTTCAGCCAGAAGTCTATCATGGTGGAATATTTCAAGATAATATTATACTCAAGTTTGGATCGCCTAGGACAGCCGTATTTGCGCATATTGATACCATTGGTTTTACATCAAGGTATGATAATCAGTTGGTTGCGATAGGTGGACCAGATGTAAATGATGGTGATGAATTGGTGGGTGAGGATGCTTTAGGCCCAATAGAATGCAAGGTAAAAATTGTTGATGACTTTTTGATACATGACTTTAAACGTGGGATTATTCCAGGTACCAATTTGTCTTTTAAACAAAATGTTGTTTTAAATGAAGAATTTATTCAAGCAGCATATTTGGATAATAGGCTCGGGGTGTACAATGCACTCAAAATTTGTGAGGATCTGGAAAATGGCGTGATTGTTTTTTCCACTTATGAAGAACATGGAGGGGGGAGTGTTCCCTTTTTGATCAAATATATTTATGAAAAGTGGGAGGTACGACAAGCGTTGATATCCGATATAACTTGGGTGACCGAGGGTGTAAAGCATCATGAGGGCGTTGCGATTTCGTTAAGGGATAAATTTATTCCAAGGAAGGTCTTTACAGACAAGATCGTTGCACTGGCGCAGAGAAGTGGCGTTCCCTTTCAAATAGAGGTGGAAGGGGCCGGGGGAAGTGATGGAAGGGAAATTCAAATGAGTCCGTATCCTGTAGACTGGTGTTTTATAGGGGCTCCTGAGGATAATGTTCATACCCCATATGAAAAGGTGTCTCTTAAAGATTTGGCAGCAATGATAGATCTCTACAAATACCTAATGACTCACCTTTAA
- a CDS encoding OmpA family protein, whose translation MKKLLLSTLMAGALAVGANAQNDFNKWSIDVNGGFNKPMAPITPGYYSPSLNLGHADLGVRYMFNEKFGAKLDYGFGKYQEADGTPEFETNYYRVNLQGVANLGRIMNFETFSRSIGLLGHFGAGFGRVTPQSNTWADFEDNVYNFITGLTAQVKLGNRVALNGDISTVIAGRQDVAFDGASSINAGTENGYYGANAVSWTGTLGLSFYLGGHSTHADWYIRDDKYATKDELESQIGEIKDMLKDSDGDGVPDYLDKEPNTPAGARVDSHGRTLDSDGDGIPDHSDECAFVPGPASNNGCPVEDVEEEDFFKKAINEGYVNVYYAFDSAKPLGYSSSSVNYVANFLKRNPGVNVEVKGYADEIGPEDYNIKLSERRAKAVYDLLIAAGIDASRISYKGYGEDTSVDKQSKDARQLARRASFEVQ comes from the coding sequence ATGAAAAAATTATTACTATCAACATTAATGGCTGGTGCCTTAGCAGTTGGAGCTAATGCACAGAATGACTTCAACAAGTGGTCAATCGACGTTAATGGTGGGTTTAATAAACCAATGGCTCCAATTACGCCAGGTTATTATTCTCCATCTTTGAATCTTGGACATGCTGACCTTGGCGTTAGATACATGTTCAATGAGAAATTTGGTGCTAAACTTGATTACGGATTTGGTAAGTATCAAGAAGCTGACGGGACTCCCGAATTTGAGACCAATTACTACAGAGTGAACCTTCAAGGTGTTGCTAACCTTGGTAGAATCATGAACTTTGAGACTTTCTCAAGAAGCATTGGTTTATTGGGTCATTTTGGAGCTGGTTTCGGAAGAGTGACTCCTCAATCTAATACTTGGGCCGATTTTGAGGATAATGTTTATAACTTTATCACAGGATTGACAGCACAAGTAAAACTTGGTAACAGAGTAGCACTTAATGGTGACATCAGTACCGTTATTGCTGGTCGTCAAGATGTAGCTTTTGATGGAGCTTCTTCTATCAATGCCGGAACTGAGAATGGTTACTATGGTGCCAATGCAGTTTCTTGGACTGGTACACTTGGTCTTTCTTTCTACCTTGGTGGTCACAGCACTCATGCTGACTGGTACATCAGAGATGACAAGTATGCTACCAAAGACGAATTGGAAAGCCAAATCGGAGAGATCAAAGACATGTTGAAAGACTCTGACGGTGATGGTGTACCTGATTACCTAGACAAAGAGCCTAACACTCCTGCTGGAGCAAGAGTTGATTCTCACGGTAGAACTTTAGACTCTGATGGTGACGGTATTCCTGATCATTCTGACGAATGTGCTTTCGTTCCTGGTCCTGCATCTAACAACGGTTGCCCTGTAGAAGATGTTGAAGAAGAAGACTTCTTCAAGAAAGCTATCAACGAAGGTTATGTAAATGTTTACTATGCTTTCGATAGTGCTAAACCACTTGGTTATTCTTCATCTTCAGTTAACTATGTAGCTAATTTCTTGAAGAGAAACCCTGGCGTTAACGTAGAAGTTAAAGGTTATGCTGATGAAATTGGACCAGAAGATTACAACATCAAATTGTCTGAAAGAAGAGCTAAAGCCGTTTACGATCTATTAATCGCTGCCGGTATCGACGCTTCTAGAATTTCTTACAAAGGATACGGTGAAGATACTAGCGTAGACAAGCAATCTAAAGATGCTCGTCAGTTGGCTAGAAGAGCTTCATTCGAAGTTCAATAA
- the upp gene encoding uracil phosphoribosyltransferase has product MFILNNYDSIAHQFLEGLRDITVQKDRLKFRSNLERLGQILAYEISKSLNYEQHTIRTPLAETISKKLQSQPVLISILRAAMPFYNGFLNYFDEADSGFIGAYRREDAGDEVSIEFNYLAVPSLEEKEVIIIDPMLATGKSLITTINHLQRHGKPKKFHIAAAIAAPEGIEYINKNLNQPFELWIGALDEKLNDKAYIVPGLGDAGDLSFGPKL; this is encoded by the coding sequence ATGTTTATACTGAACAATTACGATTCCATAGCGCATCAATTTTTAGAGGGACTTAGAGATATAACTGTCCAAAAGGATAGACTAAAATTCCGTAGCAATCTTGAGAGACTTGGCCAAATATTAGCTTATGAGATTTCCAAGAGTTTAAACTATGAGCAACACACCATTAGGACGCCTTTGGCTGAAACCATAAGTAAAAAGCTGCAATCCCAACCTGTACTGATTTCTATCCTTAGAGCCGCCATGCCTTTTTATAATGGTTTCCTTAACTATTTTGATGAGGCTGACAGTGGCTTTATTGGCGCATATAGAAGAGAAGATGCTGGAGATGAGGTGAGCATTGAATTTAACTATCTCGCCGTACCATCTTTAGAGGAAAAAGAGGTAATCATAATCGATCCTATGTTAGCCACTGGGAAATCCTTAATCACTACAATTAATCATTTGCAAAGACATGGAAAACCTAAAAAATTCCATATTGCAGCAGCCATTGCAGCTCCAGAAGGTATAGAATACATCAATAAAAACCTCAATCAGCCCTTTGAACTTTGGATAGGAGCTTTGGATGAAAAGCTCAATGACAAAGCTTATATCGTCCCGGGACTTGGTGACGCTGGTGACCTCAGTTTCGGACCTAAATTATAG
- a CDS encoding calcium/sodium antiporter: MIYFLLIIGFVILLTGGQILVNGASAIAAKLGLSPSLIGMTIVAFGTSAPELLVSITAALKGTNDIAIGNVVGSNISNITLVLGTTAIIYPILLKSNTLKWDFSFTLISAILFYLLSLNNIVSTIEGIILFGLLILVNWFLFKKVDHDLEEFGNDDAEEIKKEPLFKAVIWVLAGIVGLYYGSELLVNNSITLAKEYGISERIIGVTIIAIGTSLPELATSVLAAIKKETDIALGNILGSNLQNILSIIGVTSIIKPIEVSELFLKSDFLWMIGFTLLLFPLMRSGYKISRGEGVLLLGAYAVYLIFLL; this comes from the coding sequence GTGATCTACTTTTTATTGATTATCGGATTTGTCATATTATTGACAGGAGGACAAATACTAGTAAACGGAGCTTCGGCCATTGCTGCCAAACTAGGGCTTAGCCCAAGCCTCATCGGCATGACCATAGTGGCCTTTGGCACCTCTGCTCCTGAGCTCTTAGTAAGTATTACAGCTGCTTTAAAAGGCACCAATGATATTGCTATTGGAAATGTGGTTGGTTCCAATATTTCTAATATCACATTGGTACTCGGAACCACCGCGATCATATATCCTATTTTATTAAAATCCAATACACTAAAATGGGATTTTAGTTTTACTTTAATCTCCGCCATACTTTTCTATCTACTCTCACTCAATAATATCGTCAGCACTATTGAGGGAATTATTCTTTTTGGTTTATTAATTCTTGTCAATTGGTTTCTCTTCAAAAAGGTAGATCATGATTTAGAGGAATTTGGTAATGACGATGCTGAAGAAATTAAAAAAGAACCCCTATTCAAAGCCGTTATTTGGGTTCTAGCAGGTATTGTAGGCTTATATTATGGCTCTGAATTACTGGTCAATAATTCCATTACCTTAGCAAAGGAATACGGAATCAGCGAACGGATAATTGGAGTAACCATCATTGCAATTGGCACAAGCCTACCGGAACTTGCGACTTCAGTTTTGGCAGCCATAAAAAAAGAAACAGATATAGCACTTGGTAATATTTTAGGCAGTAATTTGCAGAACATTCTATCCATAATAGGTGTTACTTCTATTATAAAGCCCATTGAAGTAAGTGAGCTTTTTCTAAAAAGTGATTTCCTTTGGATGATAGGATTCACCCTTCTGCTTTTTCCTTTGATGCGATCAGGATATAAAATAAGTCGAGGAGAAGGTGTCTTGTTACTGGGAGCTTATGCTGTCTATTTAATATTTCTACTATAA
- the sdaAA gene encoding L-serine ammonia-lyase, iron-sulfur-dependent, subunit alpha — protein MSYLFENFKGWKVYCEDRKQKLFEPVLEYEMDQGDKSEEEIWSGLQNAFSVMKEAVNTGLKDEMKSRSGMINDGAKKVYNHPLAVLSPEFQKLVSRALAAKEVNSCMGRVVAAPTAGASGILPGTLYTLQEIHQLEDKKILEGLLVGAGIALVIEQNASLAGAVGGCQAETGSAAAMASGAMVYCLGGDIDQVFNAVAITIQCTLGLVCDPVAGLVEVPCVVRNASAAAIANSSAQIALANVSGVIPVDECVEAMGEVGASMENKYKETALGGLAATLTGKSVAKKVLINDIEILPDDESSD, from the coding sequence ATGAGTTATTTATTTGAGAATTTTAAAGGATGGAAGGTCTATTGTGAAGATAGAAAACAGAAGTTGTTTGAGCCGGTCTTAGAGTACGAAATGGACCAAGGTGATAAGTCAGAGGAAGAAATTTGGTCTGGTTTACAGAATGCATTTTCGGTAATGAAGGAGGCTGTCAATACTGGGTTAAAAGATGAAATGAAATCCAGGTCAGGGATGATCAATGATGGTGCGAAGAAAGTATATAATCACCCTTTGGCAGTATTGTCCCCTGAGTTTCAAAAGTTGGTCTCAAGGGCCCTTGCGGCTAAAGAAGTCAATAGTTGTATGGGCAGGGTGGTAGCAGCGCCTACTGCCGGGGCTTCAGGCATATTGCCAGGAACTTTATATACGCTTCAGGAAATCCATCAGCTGGAGGATAAGAAAATTTTGGAGGGGCTTCTGGTAGGTGCTGGAATTGCCTTAGTGATAGAACAAAATGCTAGTCTTGCTGGAGCTGTTGGAGGTTGTCAAGCTGAAACAGGTTCAGCCGCAGCTATGGCTTCAGGAGCAATGGTTTATTGTTTAGGTGGTGATATTGATCAGGTGTTTAACGCAGTAGCGATTACCATTCAATGTACCTTGGGTCTGGTTTGTGATCCTGTAGCAGGTTTGGTGGAAGTACCATGCGTAGTAAGGAATGCCAGTGCGGCAGCGATCGCCAATAGCTCTGCTCAAATTGCTTTGGCGAATGTGAGTGGGGTTATCCCTGTAGATGAATGTGTAGAGGCAATGGGTGAAGTGGGAGCTAGCATGGAAAATAAATATAAAGAAACGGCTTTGGGAGGCTTGGCCGCAACCCTTACAGGTAAAAGTGTGGCCAAGAAGGTGCTGATCAATGATATTGAAATATTACCTGATGATGAATCATCCGATTAA
- a CDS encoding FKBP-type peptidyl-prolyl cis-trans isomerase: protein MKRFLTTASVLVMSAMMFSCLQEKETEFEKNKKRDDLILSEYIAANGIEATETTAGYYYKKDVENEDGARLNDGDIIGIYYEMESLDGSFIGAHTEEDGDPILFQYDIERQTLAPLAINLAVGLSNVGETLTLYVPSYNAFGDFGYGQLFQAHTNMVIKVTFVKIYPKQEVDAMEDDMINAYIAENELEGFAMKESGVYVKVVEEGDVSTDKSKNGNDVSFTYELFQLGEEDPFSKVESNPISTTLGHTDNMGFLNIGLNDLHKDAEVEVIAPSSQAYEGTAQVIPLEIRDEYFELGYLTSIVKPFEPVLFKAKVTAIN, encoded by the coding sequence ATGAAAAGATTTTTAACTACTGCTTCAGTTCTCGTGATGAGTGCAATGATGTTTTCTTGCTTGCAAGAGAAAGAGACAGAATTTGAAAAAAATAAGAAGAGAGACGATCTAATTCTTTCAGAATACATTGCTGCGAATGGTATTGAGGCTACAGAGACCACAGCAGGCTATTACTATAAAAAAGATGTGGAGAACGAGGATGGTGCTAGGCTCAACGATGGAGATATTATAGGTATCTATTATGAAATGGAAAGCTTGGATGGTTCTTTTATAGGGGCACATACAGAGGAAGATGGAGATCCTATTCTTTTTCAATATGATATCGAAAGACAAACATTGGCACCGCTTGCCATTAATTTGGCAGTAGGCTTGTCCAATGTTGGGGAAACCTTGACTCTTTATGTGCCATCCTATAATGCTTTTGGGGACTTTGGTTATGGTCAATTATTCCAAGCCCATACCAATATGGTCATTAAGGTTACTTTCGTTAAAATTTATCCTAAGCAAGAAGTAGATGCAATGGAGGATGATATGATCAATGCTTATATTGCTGAAAATGAACTAGAGGGTTTTGCAATGAAAGAGAGTGGTGTTTACGTAAAGGTGGTAGAGGAAGGTGATGTTTCCACGGATAAAAGCAAGAATGGAAATGATGTTTCATTTACCTATGAACTTTTTCAATTGGGCGAAGAGGATCCCTTCTCAAAAGTGGAAAGCAATCCAATAAGCACAACTTTAGGGCACACTGATAATATGGGCTTCTTAAATATCGGACTCAATGATTTACATAAGGATGCAGAAGTAGAGGTTATTGCGCCGTCAAGTCAAGCATATGAAGGCACAGCTCAAGTTATTCCATTGGAAATTAGAGATGAATACTTTGAGCTAGGCTATTTGACTAGTATAGTTAAACCATTTGAACCGGTATTATTTAAGGCGAAAGTGACTGCAATCAATTAA
- a CDS encoding outer membrane beta-barrel protein — protein sequence MKEQFDKRLVEKIRNSFQDDEEAFDPREWEKFSHAYFNNPKKGRRIAYWPFWVSGIAASLLLLFFFLPFQKEIDEGMTALREEPAIVQGLAPRNIDEVPTEMDDESVLDIESKQPSLSSTKPSSSESKLSESVSSNADRTIYQEVQNVSKNNRDNIISSDLFSDKFDFPKNGLTPGYAVSDANAMLAITSTAPSDEMEEEKAQAWVEQWKNGEEEEKSNAETIIKQDKDQNLFRLGVIGGPQSASNQISGMQFGGGIISEFSLNDKLKIDVGVTYARQSIEANSSAELPEAMTMRASMAADANSFTNNYIGSEYTLSYSGLDIPINLKYKVLDKKNTNMYLITGLSSMVYLDQKGRETFSVDSKFTSNAVGDLQFASTVQEYTENYSPISGDSNVDLGKMLNLSFGYEYNLTNGTFLSIEPFYKLPLGSLTFTNQQFSIGGVNLRMNFQFKK from the coding sequence ATGAAGGAGCAATTCGATAAGCGACTTGTGGAGAAGATAAGGAACTCCTTCCAAGATGATGAGGAGGCCTTTGACCCACGAGAGTGGGAAAAATTTTCTCATGCCTACTTTAATAATCCTAAGAAAGGCAGACGAATAGCTTATTGGCCTTTTTGGGTGTCAGGAATTGCAGCTTCTTTGTTGTTGCTTTTCTTCTTCTTGCCTTTTCAGAAGGAAATCGATGAAGGTATGACAGCGTTAAGGGAGGAACCTGCTATTGTGCAGGGCTTAGCCCCAAGAAATATAGATGAAGTTCCTACTGAGATGGATGATGAATCGGTTTTAGATATAGAGTCTAAGCAGCCTTCTTTATCATCAACTAAGCCATCAAGTTCTGAAAGTAAGCTTTCGGAATCGGTTTCTAGCAATGCAGATAGAACAATCTATCAAGAAGTGCAGAATGTTAGCAAAAATAATAGGGATAACATCATTTCTTCTGACTTATTCTCTGACAAATTTGATTTTCCAAAAAATGGCCTGACTCCTGGATATGCTGTTTCGGATGCCAATGCGATGTTGGCAATAACCAGTACCGCTCCTTCAGACGAGATGGAGGAGGAAAAGGCACAGGCTTGGGTAGAGCAATGGAAAAATGGAGAGGAAGAGGAGAAGTCTAATGCTGAGACAATAATTAAACAGGATAAGGATCAAAATCTATTTAGATTGGGGGTTATAGGAGGACCACAATCGGCTTCCAACCAAATATCAGGTATGCAGTTTGGTGGGGGAATTATTTCTGAATTTTCCTTAAATGATAAGCTCAAAATTGATGTCGGGGTGACTTATGCTCGTCAAAGTATAGAGGCCAATAGCAGTGCTGAGCTTCCTGAAGCTATGACGATGAGAGCCTCTATGGCTGCAGATGCCAATTCTTTTACCAATAACTATATAGGGTCAGAATATACACTGAGCTATTCAGGTTTGGATATTCCCATTAATTTGAAGTATAAGGTATTGGACAAAAAGAATACTAATATGTACCTCATCACCGGGCTTTCCAGTATGGTATATCTGGACCAGAAAGGGCGAGAGACATTTTCAGTTGACTCCAAATTCACCAGCAATGCCGTTGGCGATCTTCAGTTTGCCAGTACGGTGCAAGAGTACACGGAAAATTACAGTCCAATCTCTGGTGATTCAAATGTGGATTTGGGCAAAATGCTTAATCTGTCCTTTGGGTATGAATATAATTTAACGAATGGTACCTTTCTTTCTATTGAACCGTTCTATAAACTTCCATTGGGAAGTTTGACTTTCACCAATCAGCAGTTTTCCATAGGTGGAGTGAACCTGAGAATGAATTTTCAATTCAAAAAATAA
- a CDS encoding RNA polymerase sigma factor translates to MDQQLIEEAKLGRPKALETLYKHFYGYAMSIGLRYSNSREEACEIVNDSFMKAFDRLDQYSDTSSFKAWFRRIVINTAIDSYRKNLKHYAAMDIEKASAESYDPNIIDELSREDILMALRELPEVMRVIFNMYEIEGYSHNEIGDTLDIPASTSRTYLARAKQRLRNKIIELNKIKDEGAIR, encoded by the coding sequence TAGACCCAAAGCTTTGGAAACGCTCTATAAGCATTTCTATGGCTATGCTATGAGTATAGGTTTGAGGTATTCGAATTCCAGGGAGGAGGCTTGTGAAATTGTCAATGATAGTTTTATGAAGGCTTTTGACCGGTTGGACCAATATTCTGATACCAGTTCATTCAAAGCTTGGTTTAGAAGAATCGTCATTAATACGGCCATAGATAGTTACCGGAAAAATCTGAAGCATTATGCTGCAATGGACATTGAAAAGGCCAGTGCAGAAAGCTACGATCCCAATATCATCGATGAATTGTCGAGGGAGGACATATTAATGGCATTACGGGAATTACCCGAAGTGATGAGGGTGATATTTAATATGTACGAAATAGAGGGCTATTCCCATAATGAGATTGGTGATACGCTTGATATTCCGGCGAGTACAAGTAGGACCTATTTGGCTAGGGCAAAACAAAGATTGAGAAATAAGATAATTGAGTTAAATAAAATAAAAGATGAAGGAGCAATTCGATAA